In a single window of the Coprothermobacter proteolyticus DSM 5265 genome:
- a CDS encoding nucleoside recognition domain-containing protein has product MNWIFAFLILGGILAAAWNGKLDSITPAALEAAKTAIERAISLMGVVGFWLGIAKVAEESGLIDSISRFIAPLFRWLFPSIPKGHPAMGSILMNLSANMLGFGNAATPFGLKAMKELQTLNPNPDTATEAMCTFLAINTSSVTLVPATIIALRAAAGSKNPSEVLGAILFATTCSTLVAVVADYAFRLLYRKIERRR; this is encoded by the coding sequence GTGAACTGGATTTTTGCTTTTTTGATACTGGGAGGGATTTTAGCCGCCGCTTGGAACGGAAAGCTGGATTCAATAACTCCCGCTGCACTGGAAGCTGCAAAAACCGCCATTGAGAGGGCGATAAGTCTCATGGGAGTCGTGGGTTTTTGGCTTGGGATAGCAAAAGTGGCGGAAGAATCAGGGCTTATAGATAGTATCAGCAGGTTTATCGCGCCTTTATTCAGGTGGCTTTTCCCCTCCATACCCAAAGGTCACCCGGCCATGGGGAGCATATTGATGAACTTGAGCGCCAATATGCTGGGGTTCGGCAACGCAGCGACGCCTTTCGGACTTAAAGCTATGAAGGAACTGCAAACCCTAAATCCCAATCCCGATACCGCAACGGAGGCCATGTGCACATTCCTTGCCATAAATACATCCAGCGTGACGCTGGTACCCGCGACGATAATAGCTCTAAGGGCTGCGGCCGGTTCTAAAAATCCATCGGAAGTGCTGGGGGCCATTCTCTTTGCCACTACCTGTTCCACCCTGGTTGCAGTTGTTGCCGACTATGCTTTCAGGCTCCTTTACCGGAAAATCGAAAGAAGGAGGTAA
- a CDS encoding thiamine pyrophosphate-dependent dehydrogenase E1 component subunit alpha has product MLSNEDLMWMYRKLVLLRQAEERLVQLSNQGKVGTLLAGVGQEAIPVGAVKTMGSDDKWAPSHRGVCDMVVKDGVELKYVYAEVYGKATGYNKGKGGSMHLASYKDNVLNLVGIVGGGIPLATGSALAQKKQKTGGATLCFFGDGASNQGTFHESLNLAAVWKLPIVYVVQNNQYAMTTAASYAVSVKDISERAKGYGIPGMTVDGNDVLAVYEAVDEAMKRARQGEGPSLIECKTYRWYGHHAGAGADEQMGWIYRPAEEVEEWKAKDPIPRFEKKLVEQGVLDESKKKVVWDEVNAYIEEAVQFAESSPWPDPAEVYTDVFTDYIPS; this is encoded by the coding sequence ATGCTTTCAAACGAAGACTTAATGTGGATGTACAGAAAACTTGTTCTCCTCCGCCAAGCAGAGGAGAGATTAGTTCAGCTGTCCAATCAAGGTAAGGTTGGGACACTTCTAGCTGGTGTAGGTCAGGAAGCCATTCCAGTTGGTGCTGTAAAAACCATGGGATCTGACGACAAATGGGCACCGTCTCACAGGGGAGTCTGTGACATGGTGGTGAAGGACGGAGTGGAGCTCAAATACGTTTATGCTGAGGTTTATGGTAAAGCGACTGGTTACAACAAGGGCAAAGGTGGGTCAATGCACTTGGCTTCCTACAAAGACAACGTGTTGAATCTGGTTGGCATAGTAGGTGGAGGCATTCCTCTAGCAACAGGATCAGCTTTAGCTCAGAAAAAGCAAAAGACTGGTGGAGCAACTCTGTGTTTCTTTGGCGACGGAGCAAGCAACCAAGGTACCTTCCACGAATCTTTGAATTTAGCAGCTGTTTGGAAGTTACCAATTGTTTATGTAGTACAGAACAACCAGTACGCAATGACTACTGCAGCTTCATATGCGGTGTCTGTAAAGGACATATCAGAAAGAGCAAAAGGATACGGCATCCCTGGAATGACTGTGGATGGCAATGATGTTTTGGCTGTTTACGAAGCTGTTGATGAAGCTATGAAAAGAGCAAGGCAAGGTGAAGGTCCATCTTTGATTGAGTGCAAGACGTATAGGTGGTATGGCCACCATGCTGGGGCAGGGGCTGATGAACAAATGGGATGGATCTACAGACCTGCGGAGGAAGTTGAAGAATGGAAAGCAAAAGATCCCATACCCAGGTTTGAAAAGAAGCTTGTGGAACAAGGTGTACTTGACGAGAGCAAGAAGAAGGTCGTATGGGACGAAGTAAATGCCTACATTGAAGAAGCAGTACAGTTTGCAGAATCCAGTCCATGGCCAGATCCCGCAGAAGTGTACACTGACGTGTTCACTGACTATATACCTTCATAA
- a CDS encoding spore maturation protein encodes MAEQISISSWIIPVVMAAVFLHGLINNVRVFEVFTQGAQEGLQLAVKLVPYLLGIYVAVSIFRESGAVDLMVKVLNPVIRLLEIPADALFLSIVRTLSGPAALSMMVEIFDTYGPDSYMGRLASTLMGSTDTTFYIIAIYFGSVGIKKTRYAVPVGIMADFASLLASVYIVKRLFE; translated from the coding sequence TTGGCGGAGCAAATTTCAATTTCTTCCTGGATAATTCCCGTTGTGATGGCGGCGGTCTTTTTACACGGTTTGATAAATAACGTCAGGGTATTTGAAGTGTTTACACAAGGAGCCCAGGAAGGTTTGCAGCTTGCCGTAAAGCTTGTTCCCTATCTTTTGGGGATTTACGTTGCCGTCAGCATCTTTAGGGAATCGGGAGCCGTAGATTTGATGGTGAAAGTTTTAAATCCTGTCATCCGGCTTTTGGAGATTCCGGCCGATGCCCTCTTCTTGTCTATAGTGAGAACCCTGTCGGGACCGGCGGCACTCAGCATGATGGTAGAAATTTTTGACACCTACGGTCCAGATTCGTACATGGGAAGGCTGGCGTCCACGCTGATGGGGTCTACCGATACCACCTTTTATATAATAGCAATCTATTTTGGTTCGGTAGGCATCAAAAAGACGAGGTACGCCGTTCCCGTGGGAATTATGGCGGATTTTGCAAGCCTGCTGGCATCGGTATACATAGTAAAACGATTGTTCGAATAA
- the pruA gene encoding L-glutamate gamma-semialdehyde dehydrogenase: MSDAGFHIPFPKNEPVLSYAPGSLERAQLKAELERQSNTTIEIPLIIGGKEIYTGRTGKIVMPHDHGHVLATYHKAGPEETKMAIEAALEAKKDWANMSWIDKASIFLKAAELLSTKYRHLVNAATMLGQGKNVYQAEIDAACESIDYLRYNPYFASLINQWEPVSSSDSFNRMDYRPLEGFVFAVSPFNFTAIALNLATAPALMGNVVVWKPASTAVLSNYYLMQLYKEAGLPDGVINFVPGSGPDISNVVFNDPYFAGLHFTGSTSTFDGFWKTIVEHMDTYKTYPRIVGETGGKDFVVAHPSADPKALITALIRGAFEYQGQKCSAASRAYIPQSLWKEIKQELVDQTESILMGDVRDFRNFVNAVIDEAAFDKIMGYIEKAKNSNVAKIIAGGQGDKTKGYFIRPTIIETQDPHFVTMEEEIFGPVLTVYVYEDNQYEEILQLCNETSPYGLTGSIFANDRKAINKAYEVLRFAAGNFYINDKPTGAVVGQQPFGGARRSGTNDKAGSPFNLLRWISPRTIKENFIPPTSWTYPFLQEE, encoded by the coding sequence ATGAGCGATGCTGGTTTTCACATTCCATTTCCGAAAAATGAGCCTGTTCTTTCCTACGCCCCAGGGAGCCTAGAAAGGGCACAGCTTAAAGCAGAGTTAGAACGTCAAAGCAACACGACCATAGAAATTCCCCTCATAATTGGTGGAAAAGAAATTTACACAGGGCGTACAGGCAAAATAGTAATGCCTCACGACCATGGTCACGTTCTCGCTACTTATCACAAAGCTGGCCCAGAAGAAACAAAAATGGCCATAGAAGCTGCTCTAGAAGCAAAAAAAGATTGGGCGAACATGTCTTGGATCGACAAAGCATCCATATTTTTAAAAGCAGCCGAACTTCTTAGCACCAAATACAGGCATTTAGTAAATGCTGCTACCATGCTTGGCCAAGGTAAGAACGTCTATCAAGCCGAAATCGACGCTGCATGTGAGAGTATAGATTACCTTAGGTACAACCCTTATTTTGCCTCACTTATCAACCAATGGGAACCTGTATCCTCTAGCGACAGTTTCAACAGAATGGATTACAGACCACTGGAAGGCTTTGTCTTTGCAGTCTCACCTTTTAACTTCACTGCCATTGCATTGAACTTGGCTACTGCTCCTGCGCTTATGGGTAACGTAGTGGTTTGGAAACCCGCGTCCACAGCAGTGCTGTCCAATTACTACCTAATGCAACTCTATAAAGAAGCTGGTCTTCCTGATGGAGTTATAAACTTTGTGCCAGGCTCAGGCCCCGACATTAGCAACGTTGTTTTCAATGATCCGTACTTTGCAGGTTTGCATTTCACGGGTTCAACTTCCACCTTTGATGGTTTCTGGAAAACTATTGTAGAACACATGGACACATACAAAACCTATCCACGCATTGTGGGCGAAACTGGTGGTAAAGACTTTGTAGTGGCACACCCTTCTGCCGATCCGAAAGCTCTTATAACTGCACTTATACGCGGCGCTTTTGAATACCAAGGACAAAAGTGTTCTGCTGCCTCCAGAGCATACATACCACAATCCCTGTGGAAAGAAATAAAACAAGAGCTTGTGGACCAAACTGAATCTATTCTCATGGGTGATGTTCGTGATTTCCGCAACTTCGTTAATGCTGTAATCGACGAAGCCGCCTTTGATAAGATCATGGGCTACATAGAAAAAGCGAAGAACTCCAATGTAGCAAAAATCATCGCAGGCGGTCAGGGAGATAAAACTAAAGGGTACTTTATAAGACCCACCATAATTGAAACCCAGGATCCGCATTTCGTAACCATGGAAGAAGAAATATTTGGACCTGTGCTAACTGTGTATGTCTATGAAGATAACCAGTATGAGGAAATTCTTCAACTTTGCAATGAAACCTCTCCTTACGGACTCACTGGTAGCATATTTGCCAATGACAGAAAAGCTATTAATAAAGCCTATGAAGTGCTACGCTTCGCAGCAGGTAACTTCTACATAAACGACAAGCCCACTGGAGCCGTAGTTGGTCAGCAGCCTTTCGGAGGCGCTCGCCGCTCCGGAACCAACGATAAAGCTGGCTCGCCCTTTAACTTACTCCGTTGGATTTCGCCAAGAACCATAAAAGAAAACTTCATACCCCCCACGAGCTGGACATATCCTTTCCTACAGGAAGAATAA
- a CDS encoding MFS transporter: protein MEEQKSMSVYRYAILWAVLIGNIIGPIDGSMINVVLPTLSDAFSVPMSVVQWVPVVNLTVVSATMLLFGKIGDAVGYRKPFLWGLWLFCAASFMAGFAPSITLLIILRALQGLGASMIMSVVFAIITAVFSPDELGRAMGINIFTVSLGLVIGPLLAGLLTNYLSWRWVFFVDGIVALIGMFLTAKYIPNFKGTVAKVDYLGAALFFLFSSTLLLFVSLFSTHGFSPFNQALLTVSVLALILFIYLEQVNPHALVNLKLFRNRSFSFGLIASFFTFVSQFMMTFVLPFHLQRLLGYPPHISGLIVTVFPLMSMFSSLLSQFVNAKVSDNILCFISSVISALGIVALAFSGSDSSFLLVTFALVIYGFGTGLFQSINSKSVMVTLPDRYLGIGSAMLSMIRNMGMALGVAFGSLTLYSFVPHTILGQSTFSISDGLLFLRGLRYTYLLSAGASVLAALSSLLATSEAVE from the coding sequence ATGGAAGAGCAAAAGTCTATGTCCGTATATCGCTATGCCATTTTGTGGGCCGTTCTTATAGGGAACATCATAGGTCCCATAGATGGGAGCATGATTAACGTTGTTCTTCCCACATTAAGCGACGCTTTTAGTGTCCCCATGTCTGTAGTGCAGTGGGTACCAGTTGTAAACCTAACAGTGGTGAGCGCTACTATGCTTCTCTTCGGCAAAATAGGAGATGCTGTTGGCTATAGAAAACCTTTCCTGTGGGGGTTATGGCTGTTCTGCGCTGCATCTTTCATGGCAGGTTTTGCTCCATCCATCACTTTACTGATTATTCTCAGAGCTCTTCAAGGACTAGGCGCTTCAATGATCATGTCTGTTGTCTTCGCCATTATTACCGCCGTTTTCTCACCTGATGAGCTTGGTAGAGCCATGGGGATAAATATTTTCACTGTGTCCTTGGGACTGGTAATAGGACCATTGTTAGCAGGCTTGTTAACAAACTATTTGAGCTGGCGCTGGGTATTCTTTGTCGATGGCATTGTAGCTTTGATTGGCATGTTCCTTACAGCCAAATACATACCTAACTTCAAAGGCACAGTTGCAAAAGTTGATTACCTGGGAGCTGCATTGTTCTTCTTGTTTTCGTCAACACTTTTACTGTTTGTCAGCCTTTTTTCGACTCATGGTTTTAGTCCATTTAATCAGGCTCTGCTAACAGTTTCTGTTTTGGCACTAATACTGTTCATTTACCTCGAGCAAGTAAACCCTCATGCTTTAGTTAACCTAAAACTTTTTAGAAATCGTTCCTTCTCTTTTGGCTTAATAGCTTCCTTTTTTACCTTTGTTTCTCAGTTTATGATGACCTTTGTCCTTCCATTTCACTTACAACGCCTACTTGGCTATCCGCCACACATTTCAGGGCTCATAGTCACTGTTTTTCCACTTATGAGTATGTTCAGTTCCTTGCTTAGCCAGTTTGTTAATGCTAAAGTATCAGACAACATTCTGTGCTTCATATCATCTGTTATATCTGCTTTAGGCATAGTTGCGCTTGCGTTTTCAGGCTCAGATAGTAGTTTTCTGCTCGTTACTTTTGCCCTTGTCATATATGGCTTTGGAACAGGTTTGTTCCAATCCATAAATAGCAAATCGGTAATGGTTACACTACCTGACAGGTATTTGGGCATAGGCTCAGCCATGCTTTCCATGATACGCAACATGGGAATGGCTTTGGGCGTCGCTTTCGGAAGCCTAACTCTTTACAGCTTTGTTCCCCACACCATTCTTGGTCAGTCCACATTCTCAATCTCCGATGGCCTTCTCTTCCTAAGAGGGTTGCGTTACACCTACCTTTTAAGTGCAGGCGCTTCAGTATTAGCTGCATTGTCTTCGCTACTTGCCACCAGCGAAGCTGTCGAGTAA
- a CDS encoding biotin/lipoyl-containing protein yields MEVLVPVLGLGVEKVEIVKFYKKEGERVEKGEPLVQVITSKITTDIEAPATGIVKKLYGAEGDQIPVQQKIAEIETEG; encoded by the coding sequence GTGGAGGTTTTGGTTCCCGTACTCGGCTTGGGTGTGGAGAAAGTGGAAATTGTAAAGTTCTACAAGAAAGAAGGGGAAAGGGTAGAAAAAGGTGAGCCGTTAGTTCAGGTAATTACTTCAAAGATCACTACTGATATTGAAGCCCCGGCTACTGGTATTGTGAAGAAATTGTATGGTGCTGAGGGGGACCAAATTCCTGTTCAGCAGAAGATTGCAGAGATTGAAACGGAGGGGTAG
- a CDS encoding IS110 family RNA-guided transposase — MAQVIFAGIDVSTSKLDIICIDENGNQLSPARSFPNNAEGANELINAVVSLAAKSNVSQLNLGLEATSIFSVPLRDFLMDAPQLKPFSVQVYEINPSLVAGFKKAFGSRLPKTDAIDAYIIAERLRFGHLTPYSHEASVTAPLRQLTRLRLHLVDLLVEEKNRALNLIFLRFSNYKQDNPFSNAFGKASVEVLKEFTPDEIAQISVEELAEFIQSHGKNRFANSEEIASALKQAARRAYRLNSKMQQVCEIALSLTLQNIEHLKRQIKSLDKVISRELKAIPQTLTTVKGLGEVSAAGIIAEIGDIKRFKNEASLAQYAGLTWTRYQSGDFDAEERRLTKSGNKYLRYYLVMAANSLRVHNEEYKAYYQTKYQEVQKHQHKRALVLTARKLVRLVFALLSKGQIYKGTVRS, encoded by the coding sequence TTGGCTCAGGTCATCTTCGCAGGCATCGATGTCAGCACCTCTAAGCTGGACATCATTTGCATCGATGAAAATGGTAATCAGCTTTCTCCCGCTAGGTCTTTCCCTAATAATGCCGAGGGCGCAAATGAGTTGATAAACGCTGTAGTTTCCCTAGCAGCTAAGTCCAATGTCTCCCAGCTTAATCTCGGATTAGAAGCTACTTCCATCTTCAGTGTCCCACTCCGAGATTTCCTTATGGATGCCCCTCAGTTAAAGCCTTTTTCGGTCCAGGTGTATGAAATTAACCCTTCTCTTGTGGCTGGCTTTAAAAAGGCTTTCGGCTCCAGACTTCCTAAAACCGATGCTATTGACGCTTATATAATCGCTGAAAGGTTACGCTTCGGACATCTTACACCCTACAGCCATGAGGCTTCTGTTACAGCACCTTTGCGCCAGCTTACAAGGCTCAGATTACACCTTGTCGACCTCCTCGTTGAGGAGAAAAATCGGGCTTTGAATCTCATCTTTTTGAGGTTTTCTAATTACAAACAGGACAACCCTTTCAGCAATGCCTTCGGCAAGGCTTCTGTTGAGGTCCTGAAAGAGTTTACTCCTGATGAGATAGCTCAAATATCCGTAGAAGAACTGGCGGAGTTTATTCAGTCCCACGGAAAAAACAGGTTCGCTAATTCTGAGGAAATCGCCAGTGCCTTAAAGCAAGCCGCAAGGCGCGCTTACCGCCTAAACTCTAAAATGCAGCAGGTCTGCGAGATAGCTCTTTCCCTTACTCTTCAAAACATTGAGCATCTCAAAAGGCAGATTAAAAGCCTTGATAAGGTCATTTCCAGAGAGCTTAAGGCTATTCCTCAAACTCTCACTACGGTTAAGGGTTTAGGCGAGGTGTCGGCTGCAGGAATAATCGCTGAAATAGGCGATATCAAGCGTTTCAAGAACGAAGCCTCTCTTGCTCAGTATGCCGGCCTCACCTGGACCCGTTATCAGTCGGGCGATTTTGACGCTGAAGAGCGTCGTTTGACAAAGAGCGGGAACAAATACCTCCGCTATTACTTGGTCATGGCCGCAAACTCGTTGCGGGTGCACAACGAGGAATACAAGGCCTATTACCAGACCAAGTATCAGGAGGTGCAAAAGCACCAGCATAAGAGGGCGCTGGTATTGACTGCCCGCAAACTGGTTAGGCTGGTCTTTGCGCTGCTGAGCAAAGGCCAAATCTACAAGGGGACGGTGAGGAGTTAA
- a CDS encoding alpha-ketoacid dehydrogenase subunit beta, whose product MSQLMFLQAINQALREELRRDEKVILMGEDVHTGTFGETKGIFEEFGPERVMSTPISESGFTGTAVGAAIGGMRPVVEFMVSDFMFVAMDQLVNQAAKTRYMTGGQATIPVTFMALNMGGGAAGQHSDNTAAYFVHTPGLKVVMPSTPYDAKGLLKSAIRDDNPVIYFMEFKVFMNREEVPDEDYTVPIGKGIVRREGKDVTIVGAGYANYLAMQVAEKLAGEGVSVEVVDPRTLTPLDEDVILGSVAKTGRLVVCDDDWRQCSFASEVSAVVAEKGYVYLKAPIRRVTRAQVPVPHSPVLEREMLISEEKLIKAVKEILQ is encoded by the coding sequence ATGAGCCAATTAATGTTTCTTCAAGCCATAAACCAAGCTCTCAGAGAAGAGCTTAGAAGAGACGAAAAAGTAATCCTAATGGGAGAAGACGTCCATACCGGTACCTTCGGCGAAACCAAAGGGATTTTTGAGGAATTTGGACCTGAAAGAGTTATGAGCACTCCAATTTCGGAAAGTGGTTTTACGGGAACTGCCGTAGGTGCAGCCATTGGAGGTATGAGACCAGTAGTTGAGTTTATGGTATCAGATTTCATGTTTGTTGCCATGGATCAGCTTGTCAACCAAGCAGCAAAGACCAGGTACATGACAGGTGGACAAGCTACGATTCCTGTTACTTTTATGGCTTTAAACATGGGTGGGGGGGCTGCAGGTCAGCACTCCGACAATACTGCTGCTTATTTTGTGCACACACCAGGGCTCAAGGTGGTTATGCCTTCAACCCCTTATGATGCCAAAGGACTGCTCAAGAGTGCCATACGTGATGATAATCCAGTCATTTACTTTATGGAATTTAAAGTGTTCATGAATCGAGAGGAAGTACCAGATGAAGATTACACAGTACCCATAGGAAAAGGAATTGTAAGAAGAGAAGGGAAAGACGTTACCATTGTTGGTGCTGGTTACGCGAATTACCTAGCCATGCAGGTAGCTGAGAAACTGGCGGGCGAAGGCGTATCAGTGGAAGTTGTGGACCCGCGGACACTTACCCCTCTTGACGAAGATGTAATCCTGGGGTCGGTTGCAAAGACTGGTAGATTGGTTGTATGTGACGATGATTGGAGGCAATGTTCCTTTGCTTCGGAAGTCTCTGCTGTGGTTGCGGAAAAAGGATATGTATATTTAAAAGCTCCTATTAGAAGAGTAACTAGAGCTCAAGTACCTGTCCCGCATTCTCCTGTGCTTGAAAGGGAAATGCTCATAAGCGAAGAAAAACTGATCAAAGCAGTTAAGGAAATACTACAGTAA
- a CDS encoding thiamine pyrophosphate-dependent dehydrogenase E1 component subunit alpha — protein sequence MLSNEDLIEMYEKMVLLRQAEEKLVEQSSKGKVWTLLAGVGQEAIPVGTVKALGPEDYWEISHRGTSDAAARDGVDLKRLFAEVHGRATGYSKGKGGNMHVEAFEAKVLPMLSIVGESIPVSAGVALAQKMKNTGGATICFFGDGASNQGVFHEGLNLATIWRLPVVYLVQNNQYAVSTPASYAVSVKNISERAKGYGIPGVTIDGNDVLAVYEAVSEALKRAKEGEGPTLIEAITYRWYGHHAGAGADEQMGWIYRPEEEVEEWKKKDPVANFEKKLMAQGILTEEKKTQIWDKVNKQVEEAVEFAESSPFPDPSEAFTDVYTDLVLP from the coding sequence ATGTTGTCCAATGAAGATCTTATTGAAATGTATGAGAAGATGGTTCTTTTGCGCCAGGCTGAAGAAAAACTTGTAGAACAATCCTCTAAAGGAAAGGTATGGACACTGTTGGCTGGCGTAGGACAAGAGGCAATTCCAGTGGGAACTGTGAAGGCGTTAGGACCAGAAGACTACTGGGAGATTTCACACAGGGGTACTAGTGACGCTGCGGCACGGGATGGTGTTGATCTGAAACGTTTGTTTGCCGAGGTACACGGGCGAGCTACCGGGTACAGTAAAGGTAAAGGCGGCAACATGCACGTTGAGGCGTTTGAAGCTAAAGTGCTTCCTATGTTGAGTATTGTAGGCGAGTCCATTCCTGTTTCTGCAGGTGTTGCTCTGGCGCAAAAAATGAAGAATACTGGCGGAGCTACGATTTGTTTCTTTGGTGATGGTGCTTCTAACCAGGGAGTCTTCCATGAAGGTCTTAACCTTGCCACTATATGGAGGTTACCTGTAGTCTATTTGGTTCAGAATAACCAATATGCCGTGTCAACCCCAGCTTCTTACGCAGTTTCCGTGAAGAACATTTCTGAAAGAGCGAAAGGTTATGGAATACCGGGAGTAACAATTGACGGAAACGATGTACTGGCCGTTTATGAGGCGGTTAGCGAGGCGTTGAAGAGAGCAAAAGAAGGTGAAGGTCCTACTTTAATTGAGGCTATCACATACAGGTGGTACGGCCATCATGCGGGGGCGGGAGCCGACGAACAAATGGGGTGGATCTACAGACCTGAGGAAGAAGTTGAAGAGTGGAAGAAAAAAGATCCTGTCGCGAATTTTGAGAAAAAGCTGATGGCTCAAGGAATACTTACCGAAGAGAAGAAAACACAGATTTGGGACAAAGTGAATAAGCAGGTTGAAGAAGCCGTAGAGTTCGCGGAGTCCAGTCCATTCCCGGATCCGAGTGAAGCTTTCACAGATGTTTACACGGATCTTGTTCTTCCTTAG